The Pygocentrus nattereri isolate fPygNat1 chromosome 1, fPygNat1.pri, whole genome shotgun sequence genome window below encodes:
- the LOC108429067 gene encoding ketosamine-3-kinase, giving the protein MEALLKRELGTSTLKATGHSGGGCISDGLSYDTDSGRVFVKINHKSQARKMFDGEKASLEAIWATNTVKVPRPVKTVDLEGGGAVLIMEHIDMRSLNRYSARLGEQLADLHLHNKRQKEKQNKAEQTVGKVQSDIPVIDKFGFHTATCCGYIPQVNDWQPDWVSFYTQQRLQHQLSLVEQSYGDREARELWVHLQLKIPQLFAGIEVEPALLHGDLWSGNVAEYADGPIIFDPASFYGHSEFELAIAGMFGGFGKHFYNAYHEKIPKAPGFEKRHQLYQLFHYLNHWNHFGSSYRGSSLRIMKDLSK; this is encoded by the exons ATGGAGGCTCTGCTGAAGCGGGAATTGGGCACCTCCACTCTGAAAGCCACCGGACACTCAGGGGGAGGCTGCATTAGCGACGGCCTGAGCTACGACACCGACTCGGGCAGAGTGTTCGTGAAGATAAACCATAAGAGCCAG GCCAGAAAGATGTTTGATGGAGAGAAAGCAAGCTTGGAAGCCATCTGGGCTACAAATACAGTTAAAGTCCCAAGACCAGTGAAGACTGTGGATCTGGAAGGAGGTGGAGCGGTGTTAATTATGGAGCACATAGACATGAGATCCCTGAACAG GTACTCTGCTCGTTTGGGGGAGCAGCTAGCTGACCTGCACCTACAtaataaaagacagaaagagaaacagaacaagGCTGAGCAGACTGTTG GAAAAGTTCAAAGTGACATTCCCGTCATTGACAAGTTTGGGTTCCATACAGCAACATGCTGCGGCTACATCCCTCAG GTGAATGATTGGCAGCCTGATTGGGTGTCATTTTATACCCAGCAGAGACTTCAGCACCAGCTCAGCTTAGTGGAGCAGTCTTATGGGGACAGAGAAGCCAGAGAATTGTGGGTCCACCTCCAG CTGAAGATACCACAACTGTTTGCTGGTATAGAGGTGGAGCCAGCGCTGCTTCATGGGGACCTGTGGAGCGGTAACGTGGCAGAGTACGCCGACGGCCCGATCATCTTCGACCCTGCCTCATTTTATGGCCATTCGGAATTTGAGCTGGCCATTGCAGGAATGTTCGGCGGCTTCGGTAAACACTTTTACAACGCCTACCATGAGAAGATCCCAAAGGCCCCAGGGTTTGAAAAGAGGCATCAGCTGTACCAGCTCTTCCACTACCTTAACCACTGGAATCACTTTGGCAGCAGTTACAGGGGTTCCTCCCTACGGATCATGAAAGATCTTTCCAAGTAG
- the LOC108429066 gene encoding 4-galactosyl-N-acetylglucosaminide 3-alpha-L-fucosyltransferase 9-like encodes MASESGRNVLRLLRCAILVVAVLLTGSMYYTPSLRCLTQQLEPVHQEPLHVLVLVWLWPFNTTFKLDLCKSQFNVEGCLLTADRTLYGKADAVLIHHRDIVWDLSNLPKSPRPPHQKWIWMNSESPSNTDRIPGLDGLFNVSLSYRKDADISLPYGWVVPLEKELKHFVPPEKNKIVCWIVSNYKLEHRRVYYFRELQKYIRIHVYGDYFERHLSVEEYKEIIASCEFYLSFENSVHKDYITEKLFNALALGAVPIVFGPSRQNYERLVPSDAFIHVEDFPSVRALAKYLYLLHENEALYLRYFRWRRHFEAKTSSFPVEHACHTCKYIRQNKEYQVLRDLYQWYWDGSKGKDMPLFFY; translated from the coding sequence ATGGCGTCTGAATCAGGCCGTAACGTTCTGCGTCTGCTGCGCTGTGCCATTCTGGTAGTAGCTGTCCTGCTAACAGGTTCTATGTACTACACCCCTTCACTTCGCTGCCTGACCCAGCAACTTGAACCTGTCCACCAAGAACCCCTCCATGTTCTAGTGCTAGTCTGGCTCTGGCCTTTTAACACCACCTTTAAGCTTGACCTCTGTAAATCCCAGTTCAACGTAGAGGGCTGCCTGCTAACAGCAGATCGGACACTGTACGGTAAAGCTGACGCCGTCCTCATCCACCACAGGGACATCGTTTGGGATTTGTCCAATTTACCTAAATCTCCTCGGCCACCTCACCAGAAGTGGATCTGGATGAATTCTGAGTCGCCGTCCAACACGGACCGAATCCCTGGCCTAGATGGGCTGTTTAACGTTTCGCTGAGTTACCGTAAGGATGCAGACATTAGCCTGCCTTACGGGTGGGTGGTTCCACTCGAGAAAGAGCTGAAGCATTTTGTGCctccagaaaaaaacaaaatagtgTGCTGGATAGTTAGTAACTACAAGCTGGAGCACAGAAGAGTGTATTACTTCAGAGAGCTGCAGAAGTACATCCGCATTCACGTCTATGGCGACTACTTTGAGAGACACCTCTCTGTGGAAGAATACAAAGAGATCATCGCAAGCTGTGAATTTTACCTCTCCTTTGAGAACTCCGTGCATAAGGACTATATCACTGAAAAACTGTTTAACGCTTTGGCTCTGGGGGCCGTGCCGATAGTTTTTGGCCCTTCCAGGCAGAACTACGAGCGCCTTGTGCCCAGCGATGCTTTCATCCATGTGGAAGACTTTCCCTCTGTGAGAGCTTTGGCTAAATACCTTTACCTACTGCATGAAAACGAAGCACTGTATCTCAGGTACTTCAGATGGAGGAGACACTTTGAAGCAAAGACCTCTTCCTTTCCTGTGGAACATGCTTGCCACACTTGCAAGTACATTCGACAAAATAAGGAGTACCAGGTGCTGAGAGATCTGTATCAGTGGTACTGGGATGGTAGTAAAGGAAAAGACATgcctcttttcttttattaG